The proteins below come from a single Pseudochaenichthys georgianus chromosome 14, fPseGeo1.2, whole genome shotgun sequence genomic window:
- the LOC117458084 gene encoding uncharacterized protein isoform X2 gives MASTLRSSRVTTIPLEARFMQKLDEKCSELIQVVRKKGGAIREKTKLLPFVETDTDTTTKREIALKCLILNMGESVEDLIKEFLVSEKDEAGQILQRETIAIFVIRDAQAATKDIGIILEGQEVVNKLASVANAVAILLGFLYALNLEYPKTLKLTFEYIQKVFMELDPKGMATKVKKLYDQLYN, from the exons ATGGCCAGCACTCTTCGAAGTTCAAGAG TAACCACAATACCCCTTGAAGCAAGGTTCATGCAGAAACTTGACGAGAAGTGCAGTGAACTAATTCAAGTCGTCAGAAAGAAGGGTGGAGCTATCCGGGAGAAGACAAAGCTCCTGCCATTTGTGGAAACG GATACTGACACCACTACAAAGAGGGAGATTGCTCTCAAATGTCTCATCCTCAACATGGGAGAATCGGTGGAGGACCTGATCAAAGAATTCCTG GTGTCGGAGAAGGATGAGGCTGGACAAATTCTTCAGCGGGAAACTATCGCAATCTTCGTCATCAGAGATGCACAAGCCGCAACCAAAGACATTGGCATCATTCTTGAGGGACAAGAGGTTGTGAATAAGTTGGCGTCTGTTGCAAATGCTGTCGCCATTCTCCTGGGCTTCCTTTATGCTCTCAATCTGGAATATCCCAAGACATTAAAATTGACATTTGAATATATCCAGAAAGTCTTCATGGAGCTGGACCCGAAAGGCATGGCCACCAAGGTCAAGAAGCTCTATGACCAGCTCTACAATTGA
- the LOC117458084 gene encoding uncharacterized protein isoform X1 gives MARTFAFRRQEIVDKKTSLHEMIERWPALFEVQEVNEEFIRVTTIPLEARFMQKLDEKCSELIQVVRKKGGAIREKTKLLPFVETDTDTTTKREIALKCLILNMGESVEDLIKEFLVSEKDEAGQILQRETIAIFVIRDAQAATKDIGIILEGQEVVNKLASVANAVAILLGFLYALNLEYPKTLKLTFEYIQKVFMELDPKGMATKVKKLYDQLYN, from the exons ATGGCTCGGACGTTCGCATTTCGGAGGCAAGAAATTGTCGACAAGAAAACATCTTTGCACGAAATGATCGAGAGATGGCCAGCACTCTTCGAAGTTCAAGAG GTGAATGAAGAATTCATCAGAGTAACCACAATACCCCTTGAAGCAAGGTTCATGCAGAAACTTGACGAGAAGTGCAGTGAACTAATTCAAGTCGTCAGAAAGAAGGGTGGAGCTATCCGGGAGAAGACAAAGCTCCTGCCATTTGTGGAAACG GATACTGACACCACTACAAAGAGGGAGATTGCTCTCAAATGTCTCATCCTCAACATGGGAGAATCGGTGGAGGACCTGATCAAAGAATTCCTG GTGTCGGAGAAGGATGAGGCTGGACAAATTCTTCAGCGGGAAACTATCGCAATCTTCGTCATCAGAGATGCACAAGCCGCAACCAAAGACATTGGCATCATTCTTGAGGGACAAGAGGTTGTGAATAAGTTGGCGTCTGTTGCAAATGCTGTCGCCATTCTCCTGGGCTTCCTTTATGCTCTCAATCTGGAATATCCCAAGACATTAAAATTGACATTTGAATATATCCAGAAAGTCTTCATGGAGCTGGACCCGAAAGGCATGGCCACCAAGGTCAAGAAGCTCTATGACCAGCTCTACAATTGA